From Actinosynnema mirum DSM 43827, a single genomic window includes:
- a CDS encoding ATP-binding protein: protein MSSTWRPSATCPEPPPRGTGSRLADFIDAMIATGQTGQVFGPHGIGKTSTFTSHLAEAHPDKALVVVPAANLTPDDLLVNAPVRDAATGELVLRQLVMGQLKPGRPFVLLIDDSLQAGPSIQAQLMQVACDWTLGEHDLRALGCVGVFLTDNEDLAETGARRDDLAVLDRMVTVRVGADDTAWRVRLAERFREWDLRGVFDVWSSLGPALREALAPRTVEHVLANAREGFPLSWGLPLVNGERMALVERLPEGRDEDRTTEVLDRIADALGVPNPSTVDDPVRRVLRAALRNRWAVLLQGPPGCGKTALVREVVRAELGREPVYFSMPVTSVEDLCVPVPTADGSLESLLAVRFADTGPKAVVWDEYNRPKDRSAFARLMEITQEWSLAGRPIEGLRAQVAIQNPPYHLGRKLHVSRNNIAQASRFTASLVVEPGDVPANEWLIARYGTTAETVLDWWKHDLDDDARGWVTKRTVERLVKLRLHGLPLEQALIYLGDGEYAPVPLEALEDRFERRRAVTGLGDLARRVGDWEGRLRRALESSDEGDDDSDVVHRVLANAEVSQLRRHRKSVARLVALLPPKLRATYLVGASHERQRFWVEVFTSLPRKG, encoded by the coding sequence GTGAGCAGCACCTGGCGCCCCAGCGCGACCTGCCCCGAGCCGCCGCCGCGCGGCACCGGGTCGAGGCTGGCCGACTTCATCGACGCCATGATCGCCACCGGGCAGACCGGGCAGGTGTTCGGCCCGCACGGCATCGGCAAGACGTCGACGTTCACCTCGCACCTGGCCGAGGCGCACCCGGACAAGGCGCTGGTGGTCGTGCCCGCCGCGAACCTCACCCCGGACGACCTGCTGGTGAACGCGCCGGTGCGGGACGCGGCGACCGGCGAGCTGGTGCTGCGGCAGCTGGTCATGGGCCAGCTCAAGCCGGGAAGGCCGTTCGTGCTGCTGATCGACGACTCGCTGCAGGCCGGGCCGTCGATCCAGGCGCAGCTGATGCAGGTGGCGTGCGACTGGACGCTCGGCGAGCACGACCTGCGCGCGCTGGGCTGCGTCGGGGTCTTCCTGACCGACAACGAGGACCTGGCCGAGACGGGCGCGCGGCGCGACGACCTGGCGGTGCTGGACCGCATGGTGACGGTGCGGGTCGGCGCGGACGACACGGCCTGGCGGGTGCGGCTGGCCGAGCGGTTCCGGGAGTGGGACCTGCGCGGGGTGTTCGACGTGTGGTCCTCGCTGGGCCCTGCGCTGCGGGAGGCGCTGGCGCCGCGCACCGTGGAGCACGTGCTGGCCAACGCGCGCGAGGGCTTCCCGCTGAGCTGGGGGCTGCCGCTGGTGAACGGCGAGCGGATGGCGCTGGTGGAGCGGCTCCCGGAGGGGCGGGACGAGGACCGCACCACCGAGGTGCTGGACCGGATCGCCGACGCGCTGGGCGTGCCGAACCCGTCCACTGTGGACGACCCGGTGCGGCGGGTGCTGCGGGCGGCGCTGCGCAACCGGTGGGCGGTGCTGCTGCAGGGGCCGCCGGGGTGCGGGAAGACCGCGCTGGTGCGGGAGGTCGTGCGGGCGGAGCTGGGGCGCGAGCCGGTGTACTTCTCCATGCCGGTGACCAGCGTGGAGGACCTGTGCGTGCCGGTGCCGACGGCGGACGGGTCGCTGGAGTCGCTGCTGGCCGTGCGGTTCGCGGACACCGGGCCGAAGGCGGTGGTGTGGGACGAGTACAACCGGCCCAAGGACCGGTCGGCGTTCGCGCGGCTGATGGAGATCACGCAGGAGTGGTCGCTGGCCGGGCGGCCGATCGAGGGGCTGCGCGCGCAGGTCGCGATCCAGAACCCGCCGTACCACCTGGGGCGCAAGCTGCACGTGTCGCGCAACAACATCGCGCAGGCGAGCCGGTTCACCGCCTCGCTGGTCGTGGAGCCGGGGGACGTGCCCGCGAACGAGTGGCTGATCGCGCGGTACGGGACGACTGCGGAGACCGTGCTGGACTGGTGGAAGCACGACCTGGACGACGACGCGCGGGGGTGGGTGACCAAGCGGACCGTCGAGCGGCTGGTGAAGCTGCGCCTGCACGGGCTTCCGCTGGAGCAGGCGCTGATCTACCTGGGGGACGGGGAGTACGCGCCGGTGCCCCTGGAGGCACTGGAGGACCGGTTCGAGCGCCGGCGGGCGGTGACCGGGCTCGGGGACCTGGCGCGGCGGGTCGGCGACTGGGAGGGGCGGTTGCGGCGGGCGCTGGAGTCCTCGGACGAGGGGGACGACGACAGCGACGTGGTGCACCGGGTGCTGGCGAACGCGGAGGTGTCGCAGCTGCGCAGGCACCGGAAGTCGGTGGCGCGGCTGGTCGCGCTGCTGCCGCCGAAGCTGCGCGCCACGTACCTGGTGGGGGCCTCGCACGAGCGGCAGCGGTTCTGGGTCGAGGTGTTCACCTCGTTGCCGCGGAAGGGGTAG
- a CDS encoding SDR family NAD(P)-dependent oxidoreductase: MHDEFDEAAFHAALARLRALPEDDPARLRAERAAESLVRDGKQRRRRARGARHAAADARTSATTATGAADRREDAPLPAVPDAEPRPLHRSRRCYVCKRPYRLADAFYHLLCPDCAADNTRRRTASTDLTGRRALLTGGRVKIGFQLALMLLRDGADLVVTTRFPRDAARRFAQAEGSADWLHRLTVVGVDLRDPRQVLGLCQELRSDGAPLDILINNAAQTVRRPPEAYAPLTAAETGPLPPGVRLAPGYRAALPADRGRAALELVLADRATPVRLDEAGLVPDTAPANSWSARLGELDPAEVLETQLVNAFAPALLCDRLLPLLLASPAPRRYVVNVTAVEGRFEVRNKTSGHPHTNMAKAALNMLTRTSGPDLARQGVHMCAVDTGWVTDENPAPKKEHLARQGFRTPLDVVDGAARVYDPIVRGEAGDPVSGVFLKDYREAAW; encoded by the coding sequence GTGCACGACGAGTTCGACGAGGCGGCCTTCCACGCCGCCCTCGCCCGCCTGCGCGCCCTCCCCGAGGACGACCCGGCCCGCCTGCGGGCCGAGCGCGCCGCCGAGTCCCTGGTCCGCGACGGCAAGCAGCGCCGCCGCAGGGCCAGGGGCGCCCGCCACGCCGCCGCCGACGCGCGGACCAGCGCCACCACCGCCACCGGCGCCGCCGACCGCCGGGAGGACGCCCCGCTGCCCGCCGTCCCGGACGCCGAACCGCGCCCGCTGCACCGGTCCCGCCGCTGTTACGTCTGCAAGCGGCCCTACCGCCTCGCCGACGCCTTCTACCACCTGCTGTGCCCCGACTGCGCCGCCGACAACACCCGCCGCCGCACCGCCTCCACCGACCTCACCGGCCGCCGCGCGCTGCTCACCGGCGGTCGCGTCAAGATCGGCTTCCAGCTCGCCCTGATGCTGCTGCGCGACGGCGCCGACCTGGTCGTCACCACCCGCTTCCCCCGCGACGCCGCCCGCCGCTTCGCCCAGGCCGAGGGAAGCGCCGACTGGCTGCACCGCCTCACCGTCGTCGGCGTCGACCTGCGCGACCCGCGCCAGGTGCTCGGCCTGTGCCAGGAGCTGCGCTCGGACGGCGCCCCGCTCGACATCCTGATCAACAACGCCGCGCAGACCGTCCGCCGCCCGCCCGAGGCGTACGCCCCGCTCACCGCCGCCGAGACCGGCCCGCTGCCGCCCGGCGTCCGGCTCGCCCCCGGCTACCGCGCCGCGCTCCCGGCCGACCGGGGCCGGGCCGCGCTGGAGCTGGTGCTGGCCGACCGCGCCACCCCGGTCCGGCTGGACGAGGCGGGCCTGGTCCCGGACACCGCGCCCGCGAACTCCTGGTCCGCGCGCCTCGGGGAGCTGGACCCCGCCGAGGTCCTGGAGACCCAGCTCGTCAACGCCTTCGCCCCCGCCCTGCTGTGCGACCGCCTGCTGCCGCTCCTGCTCGCCTCACCGGCCCCGCGCCGCTACGTCGTCAACGTCACCGCCGTGGAGGGCCGCTTCGAGGTCCGCAACAAGACCTCCGGCCACCCGCACACCAACATGGCCAAGGCCGCGCTGAACATGCTCACCCGCACCAGCGGCCCCGACCTCGCCCGCCAGGGCGTGCACATGTGCGCCGTCGACACCGGCTGGGTCACCGACGAGAACCCCGCGCCCAAGAAGGAGCACCTGGCGCGGCAGGGCTTCCGCACCCCGCTGGACGTGGTCGACGGCGCCGCCCGCGTCTACGACCCGATCGTCCGGGGCGAGGCGGGCGACCCGGTCTCCGGCGTCTTCCTCAAGGACTACCGCGAAGCCGCCTGGTAG
- a CDS encoding GIY-YIG nuclease family protein, which produces MTTPSEASAIEEFARKLRELRIDCGEPSYATISRLTRTDQESISVGSVHTLLAGQRQTKPEIVRAFVRAVLRHRDGAARPEHAGIVDEWFALWRATRLESQTRTTGPAATPRETPPPASPQAGDVSSASTAHRPGIDRDQLVTPRVRSFLAHLEAALASTDEQGRRWGSAKYGCYAFYDYDGEPIYVGQTNERVQTRVRRHLSNQRTDAVAMRVLDVQEVAELELWPLWEHEDVDRTGEAAHQARQHLDAVESTIYERLLAESRFGMLLNERVPATAEPVELPASRRFALVDDYTRREWGSAAVRIARRASTLARLADTAVERGVVSDGLRRAILVQGVRLTQLAASAYATASGTKEPVVQLQGLEVREGIPLT; this is translated from the coding sequence GTGACCACTCCGTCCGAGGCTTCGGCCATCGAGGAGTTCGCGCGGAAGCTGCGAGAGCTGCGCATCGACTGCGGAGAGCCCAGCTACGCGACTATCAGCAGGTTGACCAGGACGGACCAGGAGTCGATCTCGGTCGGCAGCGTGCACACCCTGCTGGCGGGACAGCGCCAGACCAAGCCGGAGATCGTGCGGGCGTTCGTCAGGGCGGTGCTGCGCCACCGCGACGGCGCGGCGCGGCCGGAGCACGCCGGGATCGTGGACGAGTGGTTCGCCCTGTGGCGCGCGACCCGACTGGAGTCGCAGACGAGGACGACGGGGCCCGCCGCCACCCCGCGCGAGACTCCCCCGCCCGCCTCCCCGCAGGCAGGTGACGTCTCAAGCGCCTCCACCGCGCATCGGCCAGGCATCGACCGCGACCAGCTGGTCACGCCTCGCGTGCGCTCTTTCCTGGCGCACCTCGAGGCCGCCTTGGCCTCGACGGACGAGCAGGGCAGGCGATGGGGGAGCGCCAAGTACGGTTGTTACGCGTTCTACGACTACGACGGCGAACCCATCTACGTCGGTCAGACGAACGAGAGGGTGCAGACCAGGGTCCGCCGCCACCTGTCGAACCAGCGCACCGACGCGGTCGCCATGCGCGTCCTGGACGTTCAAGAGGTCGCAGAGCTGGAGCTGTGGCCGCTGTGGGAGCACGAGGACGTGGACCGCACAGGCGAAGCCGCGCACCAGGCCAGGCAGCACCTCGACGCGGTCGAGTCCACGATCTACGAGCGCCTGCTCGCGGAGAGCCGCTTCGGGATGCTGCTCAACGAGAGGGTCCCGGCGACCGCGGAACCGGTCGAACTGCCCGCCTCTCGACGTTTCGCGCTGGTGGACGACTATACCAGGCGGGAGTGGGGATCAGCGGCGGTCCGCATCGCGCGGCGCGCTTCGACCCTGGCCAGGCTCGCGGACACCGCCGTGGAACGCGGCGTGGTCAGTGACGGCCTTCGACGCGCCATCCTGGTCCAGGGCGTTCGGTTGACCCAGCTGGCGGCGTCGGCCTACGCGACCGCGTCGGGGACCAAGGAGCCCGTGGTCCAGCTCCAGGGGCTGGAAGTGCGGGAGGGCATTCCGCTGACCTGA
- a CDS encoding D-alanine--D-alanine ligase family protein produces the protein MLRVLHLTGSPVSPFFAELSTVYGRGCLGAAADPARYEFLVAHVTPDGRWRFPADLTPEALAAAPRLGLPEALGLIESRSVDVAVPQLFCPPGMTTYRALLDALGVPYPGNPPDVMALGADKAMTRAVVAAAGVPVPEGRVVTSADPCPLPPPFVVKPVDADNSDGLTLVHDRADYHAALDAAFACSPRRRALVERYVPPGREVRCGVLVRSGVPTPLPLEEYPLPSGVRPRADKLADDGGGSLSLVAKADGRSWIVDHDDPVTAAVQEQALRCHEALGCRDYSLFDFRIDPEGRPWFLEAGLYCSFAPTSVITTMAGAAGIGLAELFAEAVTTAARRG, from the coding sequence GTGCTTCGTGTTCTGCACCTGACCGGTTCGCCGGTGAGCCCGTTCTTCGCCGAACTGTCCACTGTGTACGGTCGGGGCTGCCTGGGCGCGGCGGCGGACCCGGCGCGCTACGAGTTCCTGGTGGCGCACGTGACCCCGGACGGCCGCTGGCGCTTCCCGGCGGACCTGACGCCGGAGGCGCTGGCGGCTGCACCCAGGCTGGGGCTGCCCGAGGCGCTGGGCCTGATCGAATCCCGGTCGGTGGACGTGGCCGTGCCGCAGCTGTTCTGCCCGCCCGGCATGACCACGTACCGCGCGCTGCTGGACGCCCTGGGCGTGCCGTACCCCGGAAACCCGCCGGACGTGATGGCGCTGGGCGCGGACAAGGCGATGACCCGCGCGGTCGTGGCGGCGGCGGGCGTCCCCGTCCCGGAGGGCCGCGTGGTCACCTCGGCCGACCCCTGCCCGCTCCCGCCGCCGTTCGTGGTGAAGCCCGTGGACGCCGACAACTCCGACGGCCTGACCCTGGTGCACGACCGCGCCGACTACCACGCGGCCCTGGACGCGGCGTTCGCCTGCTCGCCCCGCCGCAGGGCCTTGGTGGAGCGCTACGTGCCACCGGGCCGCGAGGTCCGCTGCGGCGTGCTCGTCAGATCCGGCGTCCCGACGCCGCTCCCCTTGGAGGAGTACCCGCTCCCGTCCGGCGTCCGCCCCCGCGCGGACAAGCTGGCCGACGACGGGGGCGGCTCCCTGTCCCTGGTGGCCAAGGCGGACGGCCGCTCGTGGATCGTCGACCACGACGACCCGGTGACGGCGGCCGTGCAGGAGCAGGCGCTGCGCTGCCACGAGGCGCTGGGCTGCCGCGACTACAGCCTGTTCGACTTCCGGATCGACCCGGAGGGGCGGCCGTGGTTCCTGGAGGCGGGGTTGTACTGCTCGTTCGCGCCGACGAGCGTGATCACGACGATGGCGGGCGCGGCGGGGATCGGGTTGGCGGAGCTGTTCGCCGAGGCCGTCACCACCGCCGCGCGCAGGGGGTGA
- a CDS encoding sugar O-acetyltransferase — translation MPRDYFAGDPRTNRERMLAGELYIADDPESERIARRALALLEEYRVAFTASRDEEARRLLAEVLGEVGEGVVVKPPLFVDYGENIRIGARTFVNYNLTALDVAPITIGEDCQFGPGVQLLTPTHPVEPEPRRDKLEAAKPITIGDNVWLGGGVVVCPGVTIGDNSVIGAGAVVTRDVPPNAVAVGNPARVVREIGVEG, via the coding sequence ATGCCGAGGGACTACTTCGCGGGCGACCCCAGGACCAACCGGGAGCGGATGCTCGCGGGCGAGCTGTACATCGCCGACGACCCGGAGAGCGAGCGCATCGCGCGGCGGGCGCTGGCGCTGCTGGAGGAGTACCGGGTGGCGTTCACCGCGAGCCGGGACGAGGAGGCGCGGCGGCTGCTCGCCGAGGTGCTGGGCGAGGTCGGCGAGGGAGTGGTGGTGAAGCCGCCGCTGTTCGTGGACTACGGGGAGAACATCCGGATCGGGGCGCGGACGTTCGTCAACTACAACCTGACGGCGCTGGACGTCGCACCCATCACGATCGGCGAGGACTGCCAGTTCGGACCGGGCGTGCAGCTGCTGACCCCCACGCACCCCGTGGAGCCGGAACCGAGGCGCGACAAGCTGGAGGCGGCGAAGCCGATCACGATCGGGGACAACGTGTGGCTGGGGGGCGGGGTGGTGGTGTGCCCTGGGGTGACGATCGGGGACAACAGCGTGATCGGCGCGGGGGCGGTCGTGACGCGAGACGTGCCACCGAACGCGGTGGCGGTGGGGAACCCGGCGCGGGTGGTGCGGGAGATCGGGGTGGAGGGGTGA
- a CDS encoding YybH family protein, with translation MTTVEQLHRDWVFGWERAPHDPPFDFAAAQGRHYAEGEVLLYDDFDPEQRTARTAREYGAIWEPAFRDLRLARHTVVSGPHVLESGDLASSTLVFEVDLEQADGTRSRLRTTTSLVWRRGADGWRIVREHNSSARI, from the coding sequence ATGACCACCGTCGAGCAGCTCCACCGGGACTGGGTCTTCGGCTGGGAGCGGGCCCCGCACGACCCGCCGTTCGACTTCGCCGCCGCCCAGGGCCGCCACTACGCCGAGGGCGAGGTCCTGCTCTACGACGACTTCGACCCCGAGCAGCGCACCGCCCGCACCGCCCGCGAGTACGGCGCCATCTGGGAACCGGCCTTCCGGGACCTGCGCCTGGCCCGCCACACCGTCGTCTCCGGCCCGCACGTGCTGGAGTCCGGCGACCTGGCCTCCTCCACCCTGGTGTTCGAAGTGGACCTCGAACAGGCCGACGGGACCCGCTCCCGGTTGCGCACCACCACCTCCCTGGTGTGGCGGCGCGGCGCCGACGGGTGGCGGATCGTGCGCGAGCACAACTCCTCCGCCCGGATCTGA
- a CDS encoding response regulator transcription factor, which translates to MISVVLVDDQAVVRAGFRVILDSEDDLRVVGEAADGAGAVDLVARLKPDVVCMDVRMPGGDGLTATRRITTTLADPPPVLVVTTFDLDEYVFGALEAGASGFVLKDCDPEDLVSAIRRLAAGQGLLDQAVTRRVIGEFARRAPLPAVDPAVEDLLTAREKEVVVLLAEGRSNVEIAEALFIEPSTVKSHLGRAMTKIGARDRLQTVVWAYQNGLAAR; encoded by the coding sequence GTGATCTCCGTGGTGCTCGTCGACGACCAGGCGGTCGTGCGCGCCGGTTTCCGCGTCATCCTCGACAGCGAGGACGACCTGCGCGTGGTCGGCGAGGCCGCCGACGGGGCGGGCGCCGTCGACCTGGTGGCCAGGCTCAAGCCGGACGTGGTGTGCATGGACGTGCGGATGCCCGGCGGCGACGGCCTCACCGCCACCCGCCGCATCACCACCACCCTGGCCGACCCGCCGCCGGTGCTCGTGGTCACCACGTTCGACCTGGACGAGTACGTGTTCGGCGCGCTGGAGGCGGGCGCCAGCGGGTTCGTCCTCAAGGACTGCGACCCCGAGGACCTGGTCTCCGCGATCCGCAGGCTCGCCGCGGGCCAGGGCCTGCTGGACCAGGCGGTGACCCGCCGGGTGATCGGCGAGTTCGCCCGCCGCGCCCCGCTGCCCGCCGTCGACCCCGCGGTCGAGGACCTGCTGACCGCGCGGGAGAAGGAGGTCGTGGTGCTGCTGGCCGAGGGCAGGTCGAACGTGGAGATCGCCGAGGCGCTGTTCATCGAGCCCAGCACGGTCAAGTCGCACCTGGGGCGGGCCATGACCAAGATCGGCGCGCGGGACCGGTTGCAGACCGTGGTCTGGGCCTATCAGAACGGCCTCGCCGCGCGCTGA
- a CDS encoding sedoheptulose 7-phosphate cyclase, which yields MTTNLTATVTATENDFRVRAVEERDYLLTYVDGAFSPESSRIADHHRAHGRCLMIVDANVHRLHGDRIRAYFEHHGIALTALPLAIDETQKSLRTVERIVDAFGEFGLIRKEPVLVVGGGLLTDVAGFACAVFRRSTDYVRVPTSLIGLIDASVAIKVAVNHGRTKNRLGAFHASKEVVLDFSFLGTLPTEQVRNGMAELVKIAVVANAEVFRLLEKYGEDLLHTAFGTVDGTPQLRETARKVTHEAIGTMLALEAPNLRELDLDRAIAFGHTWSPALELAPETPYLHGHAISVDMALSCTIAERRGYLATSERDRIFWLLSKVGLSLDSPHLTPELLRAATESIVQTRDGLQRAAMPRPIGTCCFVNDLTESELLDGLAAHRELVARYPRGGAGEDVRVTRSGAA from the coding sequence ATGACGACGAACCTCACCGCGACGGTCACCGCCACGGAGAACGACTTCCGGGTGCGCGCCGTCGAGGAGCGCGACTACCTGCTGACCTACGTGGACGGGGCGTTCTCCCCGGAGAGCAGCCGGATCGCCGACCACCACCGCGCGCACGGCCGGTGCCTGATGATCGTCGACGCCAACGTCCACCGCCTGCACGGCGACCGCATCCGGGCCTACTTCGAGCACCACGGCATCGCGCTCACCGCGCTCCCGCTGGCCATCGACGAGACGCAGAAGTCGCTGCGCACAGTCGAGCGGATCGTGGACGCCTTCGGCGAGTTCGGGCTGATCCGCAAGGAGCCCGTGCTCGTGGTCGGCGGCGGCCTGCTGACCGACGTGGCCGGGTTCGCGTGCGCGGTGTTCCGCCGCTCCACCGACTACGTGCGGGTGCCCACCTCGCTGATCGGGCTCATCGACGCCAGCGTCGCGATCAAGGTCGCGGTGAACCACGGCCGCACCAAGAACCGGCTGGGGGCGTTCCACGCGTCCAAGGAGGTCGTGCTCGACTTCTCGTTCCTGGGGACGCTGCCGACCGAGCAGGTCCGCAACGGCATGGCCGAGCTGGTCAAGATCGCCGTGGTGGCGAACGCGGAGGTGTTCCGGCTGCTGGAGAAGTACGGCGAGGACCTGCTGCACACCGCGTTCGGCACGGTCGACGGCACCCCGCAGCTGCGCGAGACCGCCCGCAAGGTCACCCACGAGGCCATCGGCACCATGCTGGCGCTGGAGGCGCCGAACCTGCGGGAGCTGGACCTGGACCGGGCGATCGCGTTCGGCCACACCTGGAGCCCCGCGCTGGAGCTGGCCCCGGAAACCCCCTACCTGCACGGGCACGCGATCAGCGTCGACATGGCGCTGTCCTGCACGATCGCCGAGCGGCGCGGCTACCTGGCGACCAGCGAGCGCGACCGGATCTTCTGGCTGCTGAGCAAGGTCGGCCTGTCGCTGGACAGCCCGCACCTGACGCCGGAGCTGCTGCGCGCGGCCACCGAGTCGATCGTGCAGACCCGCGACGGGCTCCAGCGCGCCGCGATGCCCCGGCCGATCGGGACGTGCTGCTTCGTCAACGACCTCACCGAGTCCGAGCTGCTGGACGGGCTCGCCGCGCACCGCGAGCTGGTCGCCCGCTACCCCAGGGGCGGCGCGGGCGAGGACGTGCGGGTCACCAGGAGCGGTGCCGCGTGA
- a CDS encoding vWA domain-containing protein, translated as MSEHSARRHVVDLADRRALLAWNPADPEVVAEAGRLKDAALLDFGLTGSPVASWLFAKCRHQVPTTAVPTAAVVASGDGSCLLLYNPGFFVALGLDGVKFVLFHEARHLVHRHLFVEPELAGDPVFTLAAEVAINHVALIRLGRDGLPEVDGRPVGVDPGAVHERYRADLAERGLEPLDYRAFAVTDLGIYRELKRMAVPVEPAPLCVHQGEEFTPLDQGSVDALASSALLNALLSARRGNRSAESEVSGLVRRTDGTSDSASRRWAGLGAAGQARARTSNREVTDWWQRWLVGVLGSLLSPGERLVYPRKRGAVLAALGHDPVLARVGPVRERSVVIALDASGSLVDGAVAWMADLVGRIDGARVRWLSFDTVVMPFAPGQAVRGGGGTDFQAVVDHVEGRSAVDGAASGGAGFDEVVDAVIVLTDGFAPPVTPAEPDKWIWLITPDGDDWPDAHRPRMACHRVRPVPRTGQRT; from the coding sequence GTGTCGGAGCACTCGGCGCGGCGGCACGTCGTGGACCTGGCCGACCGCAGGGCATTGCTGGCGTGGAACCCGGCGGACCCGGAGGTGGTGGCGGAGGCGGGCAGGCTCAAGGACGCGGCCCTGCTGGACTTCGGGCTGACCGGGTCGCCGGTGGCGTCGTGGCTGTTCGCCAAGTGCCGCCACCAGGTGCCGACCACGGCCGTGCCGACGGCGGCGGTCGTGGCGTCCGGCGACGGGTCCTGCTTGTTGTTGTACAACCCTGGGTTCTTCGTGGCGCTGGGGTTGGACGGCGTGAAGTTCGTGCTGTTCCACGAGGCCAGGCACCTGGTGCACCGGCACCTGTTCGTCGAGCCGGAGCTGGCCGGGGACCCGGTGTTCACCCTCGCCGCCGAGGTGGCGATCAACCACGTGGCGCTGATCCGGTTGGGGCGGGACGGTCTGCCCGAGGTGGACGGCCGACCGGTCGGGGTCGACCCGGGGGCGGTGCACGAGCGCTACCGCGCGGACCTGGCCGAGCGCGGCCTGGAACCGCTGGACTACCGGGCCTTCGCGGTCACCGACCTCGGGATCTACCGCGAGCTCAAGCGGATGGCCGTGCCGGTCGAGCCCGCGCCGCTGTGCGTGCACCAGGGCGAGGAGTTCACGCCGCTGGACCAGGGCTCGGTGGACGCGCTGGCCTCGTCGGCGCTGCTGAACGCGCTGCTGTCCGCCCGCAGGGGCAACCGGTCCGCCGAGTCGGAGGTGTCGGGGCTGGTGCGGCGCACCGACGGCACCTCGGACAGCGCGAGCCGCCGCTGGGCGGGGTTGGGCGCGGCGGGGCAGGCGCGCGCCAGGACGTCGAACCGGGAGGTCACCGACTGGTGGCAGCGCTGGCTGGTCGGGGTGCTGGGCTCGCTGCTGAGCCCCGGTGAGCGGCTGGTGTACCCGCGCAAGCGCGGCGCGGTGCTGGCCGCCCTCGGGCACGACCCGGTGCTGGCGCGGGTGGGCCCGGTGCGGGAGCGGTCGGTGGTGATCGCGCTCGACGCGTCGGGCTCGCTGGTGGACGGCGCGGTGGCGTGGATGGCGGACCTGGTGGGGCGGATCGACGGCGCGCGGGTGCGGTGGCTCTCCTTCGACACGGTCGTCATGCCGTTCGCGCCGGGGCAGGCGGTGCGCGGCGGTGGCGGGACCGACTTCCAGGCCGTGGTGGACCACGTCGAGGGAAGGTCCGCTGTGGACGGTGCCGCTTCCGGCGGCGCCGGGTTCGACGAGGTGGTGGACGCGGTGATCGTGCTGACCGACGGCTTCGCCCCGCCCGTGACCCCCGCCGAGCCGGACAAGTGGATCTGGTTGATCACCCCGGACGGGGACGACTGGCCGGACGCGCACCGGCCGCGGATGGCGTGCCACCGGGTCCGGCCGGTGCCGCGGACGGGACAGCGGACGTGA
- a CDS encoding O-methyltransferase, which translates to MNPLPTKGSASGAVSAPGAPRPVTPVALLADTLARLAGRSDLPPDVVAELSAAAELASGVDGYAGRCTTPESPALRELAARTAEHDWRGRGGGVALEQEMLSGHVEGQLLKTLLRALRARRVLEIGMFTGYSALAMAEELPDDGVVVACELDPDVAAFARERFSASPHGRKVDVRVGPALDTLAGLVGGEPFDLVFVDADKAGYTEYLAVVLDGGLLAPHGLVCVDNTLMQGKTYLPGARDAVGAAVDRFNRHVAQRPDVAQVLVPVRDGLTLIRRVTPGTGEP; encoded by the coding sequence GTGAACCCGTTGCCCACCAAGGGCTCCGCGTCCGGCGCCGTGTCCGCGCCGGGCGCGCCCCGCCCGGTGACGCCGGTGGCGCTGCTGGCCGACACCCTGGCCCGGTTGGCGGGGCGGTCGGACCTGCCGCCCGACGTCGTCGCCGAGCTGTCCGCCGCCGCCGAGCTGGCGTCCGGAGTGGACGGTTACGCCGGTCGGTGCACCACGCCGGAGTCGCCCGCGCTGCGCGAGCTGGCCGCCAGGACCGCCGAGCACGACTGGCGGGGACGGGGCGGCGGGGTCGCGCTGGAGCAGGAGATGCTGTCCGGGCACGTCGAGGGGCAGCTGCTCAAGACCCTGCTGCGGGCGCTGCGGGCGCGGCGGGTGCTGGAGATCGGCATGTTCACCGGCTACTCGGCGCTCGCCATGGCCGAGGAGCTGCCGGACGACGGGGTCGTCGTCGCCTGCGAGCTGGACCCGGACGTGGCGGCCTTCGCCCGCGAGCGGTTCTCCGCCTCGCCGCACGGCCGGAAGGTCGACGTGCGGGTCGGGCCCGCGCTGGACACCCTGGCGGGATTGGTGGGCGGCGAGCCGTTCGACCTGGTGTTCGTGGACGCGGACAAGGCCGGGTACACCGAGTACCTCGCGGTCGTGCTGGACGGCGGGCTGCTCGCGCCGCACGGGCTGGTGTGCGTGGACAACACGCTGATGCAGGGCAAGACCTACCTGCCCGGCGCCCGTGACGCGGTGGGCGCGGCCGTGGACCGGTTCAACCGGCACGTGGCGCAGCGGCCGGACGTGGCGCAGGTGCTCGTGCCGGTGCGCGACGGGCTCACCCTGATCCGCAGGGTGACGCCCGGAACGGGGGAGCCGTGA